The following coding sequences lie in one Sporomusaceae bacterium FL31 genomic window:
- a CDS encoding transcription regulator ArsR → MLAIEYQEDLCAQACEHQDVVETAKKEALPDQEAQQVAQIFKLLGDATRVKILQSLSRRELCVCDIAAIVEMGQSAVSHQLRLLRNARLVKYRREGKLAWYSLDDNHVNSLLAQSIAHIKHG, encoded by the coding sequence ATGCTGGCTATAGAATACCAAGAAGACCTGTGCGCACAAGCTTGTGAACATCAGGATGTTGTTGAGACCGCAAAAAAAGAAGCACTCCCCGACCAGGAGGCGCAGCAAGTGGCTCAGATCTTCAAGTTACTTGGAGACGCAACCAGAGTCAAAATATTGCAAAGTTTATCCCGCCGTGAGTTATGTGTCTGTGATATTGCGGCCATTGTCGAAATGGGTCAGTCAGCCGTATCGCATCAATTGCGCTTGCTGCGCAATGCACGTCTGGTCAAATATCGCCGCGAAGGAAAACTAGCCTGGTATTCCCTGGATGATAATCATGTAAACTCCTTATTAGCGCAAAGCATTGCCCATATTAAGCATGGATAG
- a CDS encoding copper-translocating P-type ATPase yields the protein MAFKKLSNTASANQPACQSACCAPESEPSTELESTAPCGCCPPVNPAAVTEIGCSCCSEEPPAQPLGNVACDCCTDTSQTPAGCDCCTDESTDQPSHQMAAAIQTSTFTIDGLDCADCAAKLEKGISKLPGVTDAKVHFATAKMKVTYDQAQLQPAKIEKKVSAFGYQATLIPAAGGPSGPQQSVFQVSGLDCGDCAAKLEKRVASLAGVLSAQVNFAAGKLTVEHTTAIADILQAVKQAGYQAERLTPGPRRQEAKAAWWTNQRTQATIVSGILLGLATVLEWLSYSDTPLIPLYVTAAVIGGYSAAKSGLYGLKSFNFDMNFLMTVAVIGAAAIGEWSEGATVAFLFSFGNTLQTYTMDKTRQSIRALMELAPPEALVQRNGMEVRLPVEEIVVGDLVIVKPGERIAMDGIVRSGLSAVNQATITGESLPVEKTAGDGVYAGTVNEHGALEIEVTRIAADSTLAKIMHLVEEAQAQKAPSQQFVDVFAKYYTPAVLLTAAAIMILPWLLFNQPFAPWFYKGLVLLVISCPCALVISTPVSIVSAIGNSSRNGVLIKGGAYLEQMGGIQAIAFDKTGTLTHGRPVVTEILPFGEHNEQELLSLAAAVEKWSEHPLALAIVEKAKQIPLQPATNFQALVGRGAQADVNGQTVYVGNLRLFEELGLSLEQHKAAMISLEEQGKTVMLIGSAAAIWGLIAVADTLRDNSKNAIRALRQAGMKHIAMLTGDNSRVAASIAKNLNLDAYYSDLLPQDKVTTVQKLTKEYGTVVMVGDGVNDAPALAAANIGVAMGVAGSDTALETADIALMADDLGKLAYVINLSRKTVSVIKQNIGFAVLIKVIFVIFTFFGYVDLWLAVLADMGSSILVTLNGMRLMQKIH from the coding sequence ATGGCTTTTAAGAAACTATCAAATACTGCCTCAGCGAATCAACCAGCCTGCCAGAGCGCCTGCTGTGCACCAGAGAGCGAACCCAGCACCGAGTTGGAGAGCACAGCGCCTTGCGGCTGCTGCCCACCGGTAAATCCTGCAGCCGTTACCGAAATAGGCTGCAGTTGCTGCTCCGAAGAGCCGCCTGCCCAGCCGTTAGGCAATGTGGCTTGTGATTGTTGTACAGACACGAGTCAGACTCCTGCAGGCTGCGACTGCTGCACAGATGAAAGCACTGACCAGCCAAGCCACCAGATGGCTGCTGCCATCCAGACCAGCACTTTCACAATAGATGGCCTGGATTGTGCCGACTGCGCTGCCAAATTGGAAAAGGGCATTAGCAAACTGCCAGGTGTAACCGATGCTAAAGTTCATTTTGCCACTGCTAAAATGAAGGTCACCTACGACCAAGCTCAACTCCAACCAGCAAAAATTGAAAAGAAGGTCAGTGCCTTTGGCTATCAGGCTACCCTTATTCCGGCTGCAGGCGGCCCATCCGGACCGCAGCAATCGGTATTCCAGGTTTCCGGTCTGGACTGCGGCGACTGTGCTGCCAAACTGGAAAAACGTGTTGCTTCACTGGCCGGCGTACTATCAGCCCAAGTCAATTTCGCCGCTGGCAAGCTGACGGTAGAACATACCACCGCGATTGCCGATATCCTGCAGGCAGTTAAACAAGCCGGTTACCAGGCCGAGCGCCTGACTCCAGGCCCACGCCGTCAGGAGGCTAAAGCCGCCTGGTGGACCAACCAGCGTACTCAGGCAACCATTGTATCCGGTATACTCCTGGGGCTGGCTACCGTCCTGGAATGGCTAAGCTACAGCGACACCCCTCTCATTCCTTTATACGTTACCGCTGCCGTAATCGGCGGCTATAGCGCAGCCAAGAGTGGTTTATATGGCCTGAAATCCTTTAATTTTGATATGAATTTTCTCATGACTGTGGCCGTAATTGGCGCAGCAGCTATCGGCGAGTGGAGCGAAGGCGCAACGGTGGCTTTTCTATTCTCCTTTGGCAATACGCTGCAAACCTATACGATGGATAAAACCCGCCAATCCATCCGGGCGCTCATGGAGCTGGCTCCTCCCGAGGCACTGGTACAACGCAACGGTATGGAAGTACGGCTGCCGGTAGAAGAGATTGTCGTTGGTGACCTGGTCATTGTTAAACCAGGTGAACGGATAGCTATGGACGGCATAGTAAGAAGCGGCCTGTCAGCCGTCAACCAGGCCACCATTACGGGTGAATCACTGCCGGTAGAAAAAACGGCTGGTGATGGGGTTTATGCAGGAACAGTGAATGAACATGGTGCTTTGGAAATTGAAGTTACCCGGATTGCTGCCGATTCCACGTTAGCAAAAATTATGCACTTGGTGGAAGAAGCGCAGGCTCAGAAAGCACCTTCCCAGCAGTTTGTCGATGTCTTTGCCAAATACTACACCCCCGCCGTCTTACTCACTGCCGCTGCCATTATGATCCTTCCCTGGCTGCTGTTTAATCAGCCTTTTGCTCCCTGGTTCTACAAAGGGCTGGTGCTGCTGGTCATTTCCTGCCCCTGCGCGCTGGTCATTTCCACGCCAGTTTCAATCGTATCGGCAATTGGCAACTCTTCCCGCAACGGCGTCCTGATCAAAGGCGGCGCTTATTTGGAACAAATGGGCGGTATTCAGGCCATTGCCTTTGATAAAACCGGCACGCTAACCCACGGCCGCCCAGTGGTTACTGAAATCCTGCCGTTCGGTGAACACAACGAACAAGAACTGCTGTCCCTGGCAGCAGCAGTAGAGAAATGGTCTGAACACCCATTAGCGCTGGCCATTGTTGAAAAAGCCAAACAGATCCCGCTGCAGCCAGCCACCAACTTCCAGGCACTGGTTGGCCGTGGCGCTCAGGCTGATGTGAATGGGCAAACCGTCTATGTCGGCAACCTGAGGTTGTTTGAAGAACTGGGCCTAAGCCTTGAGCAGCATAAGGCTGCGATGATCAGCCTGGAAGAGCAAGGCAAAACAGTGATGCTTATTGGCTCTGCTGCAGCTATTTGGGGCTTGATCGCAGTAGCTGACACACTGCGGGATAACAGCAAAAATGCGATCAGGGCGCTGCGTCAGGCCGGCATGAAGCACATCGCTATGCTGACCGGAGATAACAGCCGGGTTGCTGCTTCCATTGCCAAAAACCTTAACCTTGATGCCTACTATAGCGATTTATTGCCACAGGATAAAGTAACGACCGTACAAAAACTGACGAAAGAGTATGGCACGGTTGTGATGGTCGGAGACGGCGTTAACGACGCACCCGCTCTGGCTGCCGCAAATATTGGTGTAGCCATGGGTGTAGCAGGCTCAGATACGGCGCTGGAAACAGCCGATATCGCGCTCATGGCTGATGACCTGGGCAAACTGGCTTATGTCATCAACCTAAGCCGCAAAACGGTCTCAGTCATTAAGCAAAACATTGGCTTTGCCGTATTGATTAAAGTCATCTTTGTCATCTTTACCTTCTTCGGCTACGTTGATTTGTGGCTGGCTGTATTGGCCGACATGGGATCATCCATTCTGGTAACACTCAATGGGATGCGACTTATGCAAAAAATACACTAA
- a CDS encoding transcriptional regulator has protein sequence MRKCSCDSDMCEQLCEHPQTVCQVKSELSPEGEVQQVTEMFRLLGDMNRFKILQALSKRELCVCDIAAVLQMTQSAVSQQLRLLRGARLVKYRKEGTLAWYSLNDEHVATLLQDGMNHIRQK, from the coding sequence ATGAGAAAGTGTTCCTGTGATTCTGATATGTGTGAACAATTGTGTGAGCATCCCCAGACAGTCTGCCAAGTGAAAAGTGAACTGTCGCCGGAAGGGGAGGTTCAGCAAGTGACGGAAATGTTTCGGTTATTGGGTGATATGAACCGGTTTAAGATTTTGCAGGCCTTATCCAAGCGGGAGTTATGTGTCTGCGATATTGCAGCAGTGCTGCAGATGACACAATCAGCTGTCTCGCAACAGCTTCGTTTGCTGCGTGGTGCCCGCCTCGTAAAGTACCGCAAAGAAGGGACACTGGCCTGGTATTCTCTCAATGATGAACATGTTGCTACCCTGCTGCAAGATGGAATGAATCATATCCGGCAAAAATGA
- the fabG_3 gene encoding beta-ketoacyl-ACP reductase, which produces MSDLTVQSVDSNELKGKRALVTGGTSGMGEAIVKRLAAAGATVITIARSIPSEALDPILFIQADVSTPEGVDQVICGVQEHWGGVDIIVNNVGGGCSVPTGGALAMSDDDWQRIFNTNLFSAVRLDRALLPKMMEQKSGVIIHTTSIRRRLPATETMAYSAAKAALANYSKGLANQVAPYGVRVNTVSPGFIETQAAARLIQRLADDAGTDYDSARRDMVKSLGGIPLGRPGRPEEVAELVAFLVSDRASYITGCEHVIDGGTLREI; this is translated from the coding sequence ATGAGCGATTTAACAGTTCAGTCGGTTGACAGCAATGAACTAAAGGGCAAGAGGGCGCTAGTAACAGGTGGGACAAGTGGTATGGGAGAAGCCATTGTAAAACGCCTTGCTGCTGCAGGAGCGACAGTGATTACTATCGCACGTTCTATTCCTAGCGAAGCATTAGACCCTATTTTATTTATTCAGGCCGATGTTAGTACACCAGAAGGTGTCGATCAAGTGATTTGCGGGGTACAGGAACATTGGGGTGGAGTCGATATTATCGTAAACAATGTCGGGGGCGGCTGCTCGGTTCCCACAGGAGGAGCACTTGCGATGAGTGATGACGACTGGCAGAGGATTTTTAACACCAACTTATTTTCTGCTGTGCGTTTGGACAGGGCATTATTGCCGAAAATGATGGAACAGAAGTCGGGTGTTATTATTCACACTACGTCGATCAGACGGCGTTTGCCGGCTACTGAAACCATGGCCTACTCGGCAGCGAAAGCTGCTTTGGCCAACTATAGCAAGGGGCTTGCTAATCAGGTAGCTCCATACGGGGTGCGGGTGAATACGGTTTCACCTGGCTTTATTGAAACACAGGCAGCCGCGAGACTGATTCAGCGGCTGGCGGACGATGCCGGTACCGACTATGATAGCGCCAGACGGGACATGGTAAAGTCGCTTGGTGGGATTCCTTTGGGTCGGCCGGGACGTCCTGAAGAAGTTGCGGAACTGGTTGCTTTTCTAGTGTCTGACAGAGCTTCTTATATTACCGGTTGTGAACATGTGATCGATGGCGGCACCTTGCGGGAAATCTGA
- a CDS encoding MarR family transcriptional regulator: protein MQNSENRIQNLISELEVLRYQLNDLEEYEEQALKNVLVEQGHEELRHVSISLMECHVIDCIERNAMSNTTAIAKRLNITKGGISKITTKLIKKNLIEAYRVTNNQKEIYYQLKPLGRKVFELHEILHKEAEEVLINFFSAYSQDELAFVSRLLGDITAAIRTTTGAKLDVLNNRQSDIREEL, encoded by the coding sequence ATGCAAAACAGTGAGAACAGAATTCAGAATTTAATTAGCGAGCTTGAGGTCTTAAGATATCAGCTTAATGATCTGGAAGAATATGAGGAGCAAGCCTTGAAAAATGTCCTGGTCGAGCAGGGGCATGAAGAGCTGCGTCATGTGAGTATTTCTTTGATGGAATGTCATGTCATTGATTGTATTGAACGCAATGCAATGTCTAATACAACGGCTATTGCAAAAAGGCTCAATATAACCAAAGGCGGTATATCCAAGATAACAACGAAATTGATAAAAAAGAATCTGATTGAGGCTTATCGTGTGACAAATAACCAGAAAGAAATTTACTACCAGCTAAAGCCGTTGGGGAGAAAAGTTTTTGAGCTTCATGAAATCTTGCATAAGGAGGCGGAAGAAGTTCTCATAAATTTCTTTAGTGCCTATAGTCAAGATGAATTAGCGTTTGTCAGCAGGCTTTTAGGAGATATAACTGCCGCAATTCGTACTACAACTGGCGCAAAGCTGGATGTTCTCAATAACCGCCAGTCAGACATCAGGGAAGAGCTGTAG
- a CDS encoding cyclase translates to MKIDLSVTVTEEILNLMSSMTAAGQIPPVVQFGHIGTHFDVMDKKFPLENTERRGILFDVSHVKEREIEADDINIDKITDHDFVMFYTGCLKENKFGTPEYLQTHLELSNALITELLNKKVSMIGIDFPGIRKPAEHPQADQYCADHGVFVIENLANLDELLATAKEQPFLVHTYPVNYEGLTGLPCRVVAEV, encoded by the coding sequence ATGAAAATTGATCTGTCAGTCACTGTTACCGAAGAAATTCTAAATCTGATGTCGAGTATGACTGCTGCTGGTCAAATACCTCCTGTTGTTCAGTTCGGCCATATCGGCACGCACTTCGACGTTATGGACAAAAAATTCCCGCTGGAGAATACCGAAAGAAGAGGAATCCTGTTTGATGTCAGCCACGTCAAAGAAAGAGAAATTGAAGCAGACGATATCAATATCGACAAAATCACTGACCACGATTTTGTTATGTTTTATACCGGGTGCCTAAAAGAAAACAAGTTTGGAACTCCTGAATATCTTCAAACTCATCTCGAATTATCCAATGCGCTGATCACCGAGCTTTTAAATAAAAAAGTAAGCATGATTGGCATTGACTTTCCTGGTATCCGCAAACCTGCCGAACATCCCCAGGCTGATCAATATTGTGCCGACCACGGAGTCTTTGTCATTGAAAACCTGGCCAATCTGGATGAATTGCTTGCAACGGCGAAAGAGCAGCCGTTTCTAGTGCATACCTATCCGGTCAATTACGAAGGACTGACAGGGCTCCCCTGCCGGGTTGTTGCCGAAGTTTAA
- a CDS encoding diguanylate cyclase response regulator gives MQSKFFIRNAPAIIIAAVVGIHLIGFIAEKYFIQTASIWIWLVVAIIDLVFGFKSGRLIQELYRGRFKDSLTGLNNREFFYLFLREQLTKTRKNASQTALIMIDIDDFKQVNDRHGHIAGDKVLRMVADVFRKHIRASDVAVRWGGEEFAIVLPGTTTEGAHLLAERLRRHVEKQEFVYKGRRLQVTISLGVAAVDKYIGAEGLVELADKALYKAKMEKNIVSVCC, from the coding sequence ATGCAAAGTAAATTTTTTATTAGAAATGCGCCAGCCATTATCATTGCTGCAGTAGTTGGGATTCATTTGATCGGCTTTATAGCCGAGAAATATTTTATTCAAACTGCTTCGATATGGATATGGCTAGTTGTTGCGATTATTGATTTAGTATTTGGTTTTAAAAGCGGGCGTTTAATTCAGGAATTATATCGGGGCCGGTTCAAAGATAGCTTAACAGGCTTAAACAATCGGGAGTTTTTCTATTTGTTTTTGCGGGAACAGCTGACCAAGACAAGAAAGAATGCGAGTCAAACGGCTTTAATTATGATTGATATAGACGATTTTAAACAAGTAAATGACCGCCATGGTCATATTGCAGGCGATAAAGTCTTAAGAATGGTGGCCGACGTTTTCCGCAAGCATATTCGAGCCAGTGATGTTGCTGTGCGATGGGGCGGCGAAGAATTTGCGATTGTGCTTCCGGGAACAACCACCGAAGGTGCTCATCTGTTAGCTGAAAGATTGCGGCGGCATGTGGAAAAACAAGAATTTGTGTATAAAGGCCGCCGGTTACAAGTGACGATTAGCCTTGGTGTGGCTGCTGTGGATAAATACATTGGGGCCGAAGGGTTAGTGGAACTGGCTGACAAGGCTTTATATAAAGCTAAAATGGAGAAAAATATCGTTAGTGTCTGCTGTTGA
- a CDS encoding UPF0756 membrane protein: protein MSSDLLPLLIILILGVLANNTSVGIAAATLLLLKLLGLSNWFDAIESKGLSIGITILTIAILTPVASGRITLLNMVESFKTPVGLVAVAAGVFAAWAGGRGIPFMNNSPEIITSIIIGTIAGVCFLDGVPVGPLIAGGLVYLAMSITKLWN from the coding sequence ATGTCTTCGGATCTTTTACCGCTATTGATTATCCTGATATTAGGCGTACTTGCTAACAATACGTCTGTCGGAATTGCGGCCGCGACCTTGCTGCTGCTGAAACTGCTTGGTTTGTCAAACTGGTTTGATGCCATCGAAAGCAAAGGACTCTCTATTGGCATTACGATCCTGACCATTGCCATTTTAACTCCAGTTGCGAGTGGACGCATTACCTTACTCAACATGGTTGAGTCTTTTAAGACTCCGGTAGGTTTAGTGGCCGTTGCTGCCGGCGTATTTGCCGCTTGGGCCGGGGGACGCGGCATACCCTTTATGAACAATTCCCCTGAAATTATTACATCCATTATCATTGGCACAATCGCCGGAGTCTGCTTCCTGGACGGAGTGCCGGTCGGGCCACTGATTGCTGGCGGCTTGGTCTATTTGGCCATGTCCATTACCAAGCTATGGAACTAG
- the ppk gene encoding polyphosphate kinase, giving the protein MFDKNEYFINRELSWLKFNIRVLNEAAEKNTPILERLRFIAITSSNLDEFFMIRVAGLKHQDDSGVNKLDIAGLTAAQQLQQIGDSTQAMVKSQYRYFKAIIAELEDHDLYFSDLDALSEKGQEWVENYFHHTIYPVVTPMGLDASHPFPFLANRTINLAITLQGQACDESIAVVQVPSVLPRIIEVPVYSRKKVFVFLEDIIAKYCSSLFRGHQIKTIVPFRITRNADLSIDEEEAKDLLVEVEKSLRQRKRGQAVRLEIGKKHSEATKSFLMKELKITEADVYEIAGPLDLTCMMKYVDLQGYDHLRYRPFVPHRAAYLEEQEDLFALIRQADILLHHPYESFEPVVEFIRQAAADPAVLAIKQTLYRVSGNSSIVRALAQAAENGKQVTVIVEVKARFDEENNIQWARRLEEAGCHVVYGLVGLKTHAKIALVVRQESTGIKRYVHMGTGNYNDATAKIYTDMGLLTANDQFGADASAFFNTLSGYSDPPVWNKFVVAPIGLRERLIELIEREIEFARTGKSGYIIAKMNSLIDKAIITKLYEASSKGVKIDLIVRGICGLRPGLEGVSENITVRSIVGRFLEHHRIFFFGNGGDEKVYLSSADWMPRNLNERVELMFPIDDAEHISRIKETLNIMLKDNQKAYLMKSDGSYRRVDKRGKAVNSQEELYGFIHSITNHSDCSFNQIMKPLYRKQE; this is encoded by the coding sequence GTGTTTGATAAAAACGAGTATTTTATTAACCGTGAATTAAGCTGGCTGAAATTCAACATCCGGGTTTTAAATGAGGCAGCAGAAAAAAACACTCCTATATTGGAGCGGCTGCGCTTTATTGCTATTACAAGTTCAAATCTTGATGAATTTTTTATGATCCGGGTAGCTGGTCTTAAGCACCAGGATGACAGCGGCGTCAATAAGCTTGATATTGCCGGTCTTACGGCAGCTCAGCAGCTTCAGCAAATCGGTGATTCGACTCAAGCAATGGTGAAATCGCAGTATCGCTATTTCAAAGCCATTATTGCAGAGTTGGAAGACCATGATTTATATTTCAGTGATCTTGACGCTCTATCTGAAAAAGGCCAGGAATGGGTCGAAAACTATTTTCATCACACCATCTATCCGGTTGTTACGCCGATGGGGCTGGATGCCAGCCACCCATTTCCGTTTTTGGCTAATAGAACCATCAACCTGGCCATTACGCTGCAAGGTCAGGCTTGTGACGAAAGCATTGCCGTAGTTCAGGTGCCTAGTGTTTTACCGCGGATTATTGAAGTGCCGGTCTATAGTCGTAAGAAAGTGTTTGTGTTTCTGGAAGATATCATTGCGAAATATTGTTCCAGCTTATTTCGGGGTCATCAAATAAAAACCATTGTGCCGTTTCGGATTACCCGCAATGCCGATTTATCCATAGATGAAGAAGAGGCTAAGGATTTGCTGGTGGAAGTTGAAAAATCGCTGCGCCAACGTAAACGGGGGCAGGCTGTTCGTTTGGAGATCGGCAAAAAACACTCGGAAGCCACCAAATCCTTTCTGATGAAAGAATTAAAGATTACGGAGGCCGACGTTTACGAAATAGCCGGCCCGTTAGATCTCACTTGTATGATGAAATATGTGGATTTGCAGGGTTACGATCATTTGCGGTACCGGCCTTTTGTACCACACCGTGCAGCTTATCTGGAAGAACAGGAAGACCTCTTTGCGCTGATTAGGCAAGCGGATATCCTGCTGCATCATCCTTACGAATCCTTTGAACCGGTTGTTGAGTTTATTCGTCAGGCGGCCGCAGATCCGGCCGTATTGGCCATTAAACAGACCTTATACCGGGTAAGCGGCAATTCTTCGATCGTGCGGGCCTTAGCCCAGGCTGCCGAGAATGGCAAGCAAGTGACCGTTATTGTGGAAGTCAAAGCCAGATTTGATGAAGAGAATAATATCCAATGGGCCAGGCGGCTGGAGGAAGCCGGCTGCCATGTCGTTTATGGCTTGGTCGGTCTTAAGACTCATGCGAAGATTGCCTTGGTGGTTCGGCAGGAAAGTACCGGAATTAAGCGGTATGTTCATATGGGAACCGGGAATTACAATGATGCCACAGCTAAAATTTATACTGACATGGGGTTATTGACAGCCAACGATCAGTTTGGTGCTGACGCGTCTGCTTTTTTTAATACATTGTCCGGTTACTCTGACCCGCCTGTATGGAATAAATTTGTTGTTGCGCCGATTGGCCTGCGGGAACGGCTGATTGAGCTGATTGAGCGGGAAATCGAATTTGCGCGTACCGGAAAATCGGGCTATATCATTGCCAAAATGAATTCGCTTATTGATAAAGCCATTATTACGAAACTGTACGAGGCCTCAAGCAAAGGGGTAAAAATAGACCTGATTGTACGCGGGATCTGTGGGTTAAGGCCGGGCCTTGAGGGTGTAAGTGAGAATATTACCGTGCGCAGCATTGTTGGGCGGTTTCTGGAACATCATCGCATTTTCTTTTTTGGTAATGGCGGTGATGAAAAAGTGTACTTATCCAGTGCAGACTGGATGCCGCGCAACCTTAATGAACGGGTTGAATTGATGTTTCCAATCGATGATGCTGAGCATATCAGCCGGATTAAAGAGACTTTAAATATTATGCTAAAAGACAATCAGAAAGCCTATCTGATGAAAAGTGACGGCAGTTACCGCAGGGTAGATAAGCGGGGCAAAGCTGTCAATAGTCAGGAAGAGTTATATGGCTTTATTCACTCCATCACCAATCATAGTGATTGCTCGTTCAATCAGATTATGAAGCCCTTGTACCGGAAACAAGAGTAA
- a CDS encoding exopolyphosphatase, giving the protein MAKNASLNIFAAIHLGSEQVSVQIVQYKDVDEFKIIDQASRQVVLGEEAFKTGRISFTALNEICELLKGYRRMFAEYGVRDYRLIATTAVREAENRNYILDQIKVKTGLVVEIVDMPQEIFYKYVSIFKNIQDHGLADHQEGILFVDISSGGLGITIYKDGLIKYQQNIHIGILRIKESFDKSQRESLYFQQALAEYIYCSIEPVKQELVKHAIKYLVLSGTETRLLLNMLGCSSGGRLAFVSLADFYRLYEKVKVLNLPQIMKEFSLNEAKAEMVLPTIVLYKQILGLTDIAEIVIPADQFIDGISIIHITEKTQAKWFNMIDKQVIGLACALGEKYQYDAQHAAAVESHALCLFDRMAKVHGLGKRERMMIQVACILHDIGKFVSLRQHYFYSYQLIKSSDIIGFSDIEKAIIANVAQYHSKGIPASGDPKMAELTNEQKVTVGKLAAIVRLADAIDRAHRQKNSSLDVVIKGDEMIITVAAKVDMSLEEWTFLDKVSFFESVFGIRATLVRETR; this is encoded by the coding sequence ATGGCGAAAAATGCAAGCTTAAATATTTTTGCTGCTATCCACCTGGGGTCAGAACAGGTCAGTGTTCAAATTGTCCAATACAAAGATGTGGATGAATTTAAAATCATTGATCAGGCAAGCCGCCAGGTCGTTTTAGGGGAAGAAGCATTTAAAACAGGCCGGATTAGCTTTACGGCGCTTAACGAAATCTGTGAGTTATTGAAAGGCTATCGGCGGATGTTCGCCGAGTATGGCGTTCGTGATTATCGCTTGATTGCCACAACAGCCGTCCGTGAGGCTGAAAACCGCAACTATATCCTCGATCAAATCAAGGTAAAAACTGGTCTTGTGGTTGAGATTGTCGATATGCCGCAAGAAATATTCTATAAATATGTTTCAATTTTTAAAAACATCCAGGATCATGGATTGGCTGATCATCAGGAAGGCATTCTGTTTGTTGATATTTCATCAGGTGGCTTAGGCATTACCATCTACAAAGATGGACTGATCAAATATCAGCAGAATATTCATATTGGTATCCTGCGCATTAAGGAAAGCTTTGATAAATCACAGCGGGAGTCGCTGTATTTTCAACAGGCATTGGCCGAATATATTTATTGCTCAATTGAGCCGGTTAAACAAGAGCTTGTGAAACATGCAATCAAATATCTGGTGCTGTCCGGTACCGAGACAAGATTACTGCTGAATATGCTGGGCTGTAGTAGTGGTGGACGCTTGGCTTTTGTGAGCCTGGCTGATTTTTACCGGTTATATGAAAAGGTGAAGGTGCTTAATTTACCGCAGATCATGAAAGAGTTTAGCTTGAATGAGGCAAAAGCCGAGATGGTATTGCCCACCATTGTATTATATAAACAAATACTTGGTTTGACTGACATTGCTGAGATTGTTATTCCAGCCGATCAATTTATTGATGGAATTAGTATTATCCATATTACTGAAAAAACTCAAGCCAAATGGTTCAATATGATTGATAAACAAGTGATTGGGTTGGCATGTGCGCTGGGAGAGAAATATCAATATGATGCCCAGCATGCAGCGGCTGTAGAAAGTCATGCCTTGTGTCTGTTTGACCGCATGGCCAAAGTGCATGGGCTTGGCAAGCGTGAGCGCATGATGATCCAGGTAGCCTGTATTTTGCATGACATTGGTAAATTTGTGAGCTTGCGGCAACACTATTTCTATTCCTATCAGTTGATAAAGTCTTCGGATATTATTGGATTCTCAGATATTGAAAAAGCCATTATCGCCAATGTCGCGCAATATCATTCAAAGGGGATACCGGCAAGCGGTGATCCGAAAATGGCTGAACTAACGAATGAACAGAAAGTTACGGTGGGCAAGCTAGCCGCTATCGTGCGATTGGCTGACGCTATCGATCGGGCGCATCGTCAAAAAAACTCCAGCCTTGATGTTGTGATTAAAGGCGATGAGATGATTATTACTGTTGCAGCAAAAGTAGATATGTCGCTTGAAGAATGGACTTTCCTGGATAAAGTTAGTTTCTTTGAAAGTGTGTTTGGGATTCGTGCCACTTTGGTAAGGGAAACGAGGTGA